A stretch of Caenibius tardaugens NBRC 16725 DNA encodes these proteins:
- the ybaL gene encoding YbaL family putative K(+) efflux transporter, whose amino-acid sequence MPHHTPLIGTIVAGLVFAFAAGALAHKLRIPPIAGYLLAGVLVGPFTPGIVADTKLAMELAEIGVILLMFGVGLHFSLKDLLSVRGIAVPGAIAQIGVATLLGTGLGLSMGWEVLGSVVFGLALSVASTVVLLRALQARDILQTERGRIAVGWLIVEDLAMVLTLVLLPVIVTIQNSPDGTGTGDLLKSIAVVVVKVIGFFAAMLLVGKRIIPSLLHWTAHTGSRELFRLAVLAIALGVAFGAAVVFDVSFALGAFFAGMILGETQLSRRAAEETLPLRDAFAVLFFVSVGMLFDPKVILEQPLPLLGTVAIILIGKSAAAFAIVRLFGHPTQTALTVSVSLAQIGEFSFILAALGVSLGVLTGEARDLILAGAIISILLNPLLFSLAVKPGRVSSTAEAAPPPTPPTRTVLIGYGRVGQLIATRVRERGEKLTVIEDQRDMAALAEQAGISVIVGDATSASVLELARIDTASTLLLATPEGIEAGVITVRARAINPALRIIARAHSDDQVEDLAHRGADHVVMGEREIALRMAALAAMRG is encoded by the coding sequence ATGCCGCATCACACGCCCCTTATTGGCACGATCGTCGCAGGCCTCGTGTTTGCCTTTGCTGCCGGTGCATTGGCTCACAAACTGCGCATTCCCCCCATTGCCGGCTATCTGCTGGCGGGGGTTCTTGTCGGCCCTTTCACCCCCGGCATCGTCGCCGATACCAAGCTCGCCATGGAACTGGCGGAAATCGGCGTGATCCTGCTGATGTTCGGGGTCGGCCTCCATTTCTCGCTGAAAGACCTGCTGTCCGTGCGCGGGATCGCCGTGCCCGGCGCCATTGCGCAGATCGGCGTCGCCACACTGCTGGGCACGGGGCTGGGTCTGTCGATGGGCTGGGAGGTGCTAGGCAGTGTGGTGTTCGGCCTCGCGCTATCGGTCGCCAGCACAGTGGTGTTGCTGCGCGCCCTGCAAGCGCGCGATATCCTGCAAACCGAACGTGGGCGGATCGCCGTGGGCTGGCTGATCGTCGAAGATCTCGCCATGGTGCTGACGCTGGTCCTCCTGCCAGTCATCGTCACGATCCAGAACAGCCCCGACGGTACGGGTACCGGCGATCTGCTCAAATCGATCGCCGTGGTGGTGGTCAAAGTCATCGGCTTCTTCGCGGCAATGCTGCTTGTCGGCAAACGGATCATTCCCTCGCTGCTGCACTGGACCGCGCATACCGGATCGCGCGAACTGTTCCGGCTGGCGGTGCTGGCGATTGCGCTGGGCGTGGCGTTCGGCGCGGCGGTGGTGTTCGACGTATCTTTCGCGCTCGGGGCGTTCTTCGCCGGCATGATTCTGGGTGAAACGCAGCTCAGCCGGCGCGCGGCGGAAGAAACGCTGCCTTTGCGCGATGCCTTCGCGGTGCTGTTCTTCGTTTCGGTGGGCATGCTGTTCGATCCCAAGGTGATTCTCGAACAGCCCCTGCCGCTACTGGGCACCGTGGCGATCATTCTGATCGGCAAATCGGCTGCCGCCTTCGCCATCGTGCGCCTGTTCGGGCACCCGACGCAGACCGCGCTGACCGTGTCCGTCAGTCTCGCGCAGATCGGGGAGTTTTCGTTTATCCTGGCCGCGCTGGGCGTATCGCTGGGCGTGTTGACCGGGGAAGCGCGCGATCTGATTCTGGCGGGCGCGATTATCTCGATCCTGCTCAACCCGCTGCTGTTTTCGCTGGCCGTCAAACCGGGGCGCGTATCCAGCACCGCGGAAGCCGCACCGCCGCCCACACCGCCCACCCGCACGGTACTGATCGGCTATGGCCGGGTCGGCCAGCTGATCGCCACCCGCGTGCGCGAACGCGGGGAAAAGCTGACTGTGATCGAGGATCAGCGCGATATGGCGGCGCTGGCCGAACAGGCGGGGATTTCGGTCATCGTCGGCGATGCCACCTCGGCCAGCGTGCTCGAACTGGCGCGGATCGACACGGCATCGACCCTGTTGCTCGCGACCCCCGAAGGGATCGAAGCGGGGGTTATCACCGTGCGTGCGCGGGCGATCAACCCGGCGCTGCGGATCATCGCGCGCGCGCATTCCGACGATCAGGTGGAAGACCTTGCACACCGCGGCGCGGATCACGTGGTCATGGGCGAACGGGAAATTGCCCTGCGCATGGCCGCACTCGCCGCGATGCGGGGATAG